A single window of Gossypium arboreum isolate Shixiya-1 chromosome 13, ASM2569848v2, whole genome shotgun sequence DNA harbors:
- the LOC108464454 gene encoding uncharacterized protein LOC108464454: MATNLLTFRPAGIYASAIPGHTKQDPNRRKSNPLPSSTNWWGPLFGMSSEPDYFDSDNKTDFKEKREVEPGTDTAQKSIRSKFSPGSFTEEKARQLRMMTTNTSSFHDAMYHSAIASRLASDFKDRSDL; this comes from the coding sequence ATGGCTACTAATCTTCTCACTTTTCGTCCCGCCGGAATTTACGCCAGTGCTATTCCCGGTCATACAAAACAGGATCCGAACCGCCGGAAGAGTAATCCGTTGCCTTCTTCCACGAACTGGTGGGGACCGCTGTTTGGAATGTCATCAGAGCCCGACTATTTCGACTCCGATAACAAAACCGATTTCAAAGAGAAAAGAGAAGTCGAACCGGGAACGGATACGGCACAAAAGTCGATTAGATCGAAGTTTTCTCCGGGAAGCTTCACGGAGGAGAAGGCAAGGCAGCTCCGTATGATGACTACGAACACGTCATCGTTTCATGACGCTATGTACCATTCAGCTATCGCTTCTAGACTCGCCTCCGATTTCAAGGATCGTTCCGATCTATGA
- the LOC108464453 gene encoding uncharacterized protein LOC108464453, with amino-acid sequence MSFTGPSVGPGGRTARRALEFGRTYVVRPKGRHQATIVWLHGLGDNGSSWSQLLETLPLPNIKWICPTAPTQPISIFGGFPSTAWFNVGELSEDAPDDIEGLDAVAAHVANLLAAEPADIKLGVGGFSMGAATSLYSATCFAHGKYGNGNTYPANLSAVVGLSGWLPCSKTLKSKIEGNNEAAGRAESLPILLCHGKGDDVVPYKFGEKSSRALTSNGFKDMTFKSYNGLGHYTIPEEMEEVCAWLTSKLGLNGRST; translated from the exons ATGAGCTTCACCGGTCCTTCGGTTGGCCCTG GTGGTAGAACTGCTAGAAGGGCACTTGAGTTTGGAAGAACCTATGTGGTCAGGCCAAAAGGTAGGCACCAAGCTACCATAGTTTGGCTACATGGTCTTGGTGATAATGGTTCGAG CTGGTCCCAGCTCCTGGAGACGCTCCCTCTTCCAAAT ATTAAATGGATATGTCCAACTGCACCTACTCAACCAATAAGCATATTTGGGGGCTTTCCATCAACTGCTT GGTTCAATGTCGGCGAGCTTTCAGAAGATGCTCCTGATGATATAGAGGGTTTGGATGCTGTTGCAGCACATGTTGCAAACTTGCTGGCAGCAGAGCCTGCTGACA TTAAACTTGGTGTTGGAGGCTTCAGTATGGGTGCAGCGACCTCACTATACTCTGCAACCTGTTTTGCTCATGGAAAATACGGAAATGGAAACACATATCCTGCCAATTTGAGCGCAGTTGTAGGACTTAGCGGATGGCTTCCGTGTTCAAA GACTTTGAAAAGCAAAATAGAAGGAAACAATGAAGCTGCAGGACGTGCTGAGTCCTTGCCAATTTTGCTATGCCATGGAAAAG GTGATGATGTGGTTCCTTATAAATTTGGTGAGAAATCATCTCGGGCATTGACTTCAAACGGATTTAAGGACATGACTTTCAAATCCTACAATGG GCTTGGTCACTATACAATCCCAGAGGAGATGGAAGAGGTATGTGCTTGGTTAACTTCAAAACTGGGGCTCAACGGTCGATCCACATAA
- the LOC108463414 gene encoding deSI-like protein At4g17486 has protein sequence MGKGKVSNSSHNESNDNETKLVLNIYDLTAMNNYSYWIGFGIFHSGIEVHGKEYGFGAHDFSISGVFEVEPKCCPGFSYRCSISLGIINMSSSDFRAFIENLASDYHGNTYHLISKNCNHFSDDIVYKLTGKHIPRWVNRLARLGSLFSCLLPESLQATRVKKVPEYHQIEGTETLSTATPSVIAETEQENPLLSPKDGSIDINFVKAAPSDSKTEMP, from the exons atggGGAAGGGGAAAGTCTCAAATTCCAGCCATAATGAGAGCAATGACAATGAAACCAAGCTGGTTTTGAATATCTATGATCTCACTGCTATGAACAATTACTCTTATTGGATTGGTTTTGGGATTTTCCATTCCGGCATTGAAG TTCATGGTAAAGAGTACGGGTTCGGGGCTCATGATTTTTCAATCAGTGGCGTTTTTGAAGTGGAACCGAAGTGCTGCCCTGGTTTTTCCTATCGATGTTCGATCTCGTTGGGAATAATAAACATGTCGTCCTCCGATTTCAGAGCGTTCATCGAGAACTTGGCTTCAGACTATCATGGAAATACCTATCACCTCATCTCCAAGAACTGCAACCACTTTTCAGATGACATTGTTTATAAACTAACCGGCAAACACATCCCCAGATGGGTGAACCGACTCGCTCGGCTAG GTTCCTTATTCAGCTGCCTACTCCCAGAAAGCCTTCAAGCAACTAGAGTGAAGAAGGTGCCTGAATACCACCAAATTG aaGGAACCGAAACTCTGTCGACTGCCACCCCCAGCGTAATCGCCGAAACCGAACAGGAGAATCCCTTGCTGTCTCCAAAAGATGGAAGTATAGATATAAATTTTGTTAAAGCAGCCCCAAGTGATAGCAAGACCGAAATGCCATAA